A window from Dysidea avara chromosome 2, odDysAvar1.4, whole genome shotgun sequence encodes these proteins:
- the LOC136248022 gene encoding NACHT, LRR and PYD domains-containing protein 3-like codes for MADSEELTLDKIRESQELPKKNAKLKDLHNLVSPQYAVAWKEIGKELGVPLGKLNALQKDHPDDCDHCCDKMLEEWCNLDVNTKWSTVLKALDSPAVVGVLSSFSDPISTVSQRLQDDFTINRHSASREDWPLFQPKHFTSVALIHHKRGHSRKKDIEFIAGYQHRGQISLLEPLVDVNVSHTSKGFFEIFDKIESTNRFPNTVLIEGAPGIGKTTLCKEIVYQWSTQKLLNDKKLMILVFLRDPKVQSICSLKDFIKAYCNHTEKCNDKIEEYIKSNAGKDVAIVLDGYDELPENIRADSESFFVELVHRKCKELLHSTIAVTSRLNVSVELRDIVDRRVEILGFTENNRKEYIRQALENNGESVEKLTRYLDINPAINAYCYIPLNMTILLCLFKEGGEDAAKLPATQTEINKKFICITISRFIKKRGKANEDWSIPDFNHIPIDYKLTFNELCRLAFDALQNDKIVFTKNEIKDSCKYLARSENWNGLGLLKAVEFCSLTENVKNTSFNFLHLSLQETLAAYHITMLQTKRQSSLLQRYVLDSRYFNTWILYVGLTKGHSFAFRHFLSGNSLKISTFVSSILKKNATISKKLIDNRVICLHLFQCFSEAENDDMCQYIGQLLRDGEIDLSGQALNPVNVHTLGLFLDRSFKKNWKLLNLSNCFLGTQEFEHLFIFCNNNTNIDCLNLSYNNLMQSSARIV; via the exons TGCCAAAGAAAAACGCAAAGCTCAAAGATTTACATAACCTTGTTAGCCCACAATATGCTGTTGCTTGGAAGGAAATAGGTAAGGAGTTGGGTGTGCCACTTGGAAAACTTAATGCTCTACAAAAGGACCATCCAGATGATTGCGATCACTGCTGTGATAAAATGCTAGAAGAATGGTGTAATTTAGATGTGAATACCAAATGGAGCACAGTATTAAAAGCACTGGATTCTCCTGCAGTAGTAGGAGTTCTATCCAGCTTTTCTGATCCAATTTCAACTGTTTCCCAACGCTTACaagatgattttacaataaacAGGCATAGCGCATCACGTGAAGACTGGCCGCTATTTCAGCCTAAGCATTTTACTAGTGTTGCACTTATCCATCACAAAAGGGGCCACAGTAGGAAGAAAGATATTGAATTTATTGCAGGTTATCAGCATCGAGGTCAAATTAGTTTACTAGAGCCACTTGTTGATGTGAATGTAAGTCACACTAGCAAGGGGTTCTTTGAAATATTTGATAAAATAGAAAGTACTAATAGATTCCCTAATACTGTGCTAATTGAAGGAGCACCTGGAATTGGGAAAACTACACTCTGCAAAGAAATAGTATATCAGTGGTCTACTCAAAAGCTATTAAATGACAAAAAGCTTATGATCCTAGTATTCTTGCGTGATCCTAAAGTTCAAAGTATCTGTTCACTAAAAGattttattaaggcttattgTAACCACACAGAAAAATGCAATGATAAAATTGAAGAATACATCAAAAGCAATGCTGGTAAAGATGTTGCCATAGTACTTGATGGATATGATGAGCTTCCTGAAAATATCAGAGCTGACTCTGAATCATTTTTTGTTGAACTAGTGCATCGAAAATGTAAGGAGTTGTTGCATAGTACCATTGCAGTTACATCACGTCTTAATGTATCTGTTGAGCTTCGTGACATTGTCGACCGTAGGGTGGAAATATTGGGATTTACAGAAAATAACAGGAAGGAATATATTAGACAAGCACTAGAAAACAACGGTGAAAGTGTAGAAAAATTGACAAGATATTTGGATATAAATCCTGCTATCAATGCATACTGTTACATTCCACTAAACATGACCATCTTGCTGTGCCTGTTTAAAGAAGGCGGGGAAGATGCTGCTAAGTTGCCTGCAACACAAACAGAAATTAACAAGAAATTTATCTGCATTACTATATCTCGCTTTATTAAGAAAAGGGGAAAAGCAAATGAGGACTGGAGTATTCCTGACTTTAATCATATCCCCATTGACTACAAGCTAACATTTAATGAATTGTGTAGACTTGCTTTTGATGCTTTACAAAATGACAAAATTGTTTTTACAAAAAATGAAATTAAAGATTCTTGCAAGTACCTAGCTCGTTCAGAAAACTGGAATGGATTAGGTTTGCTTAAAGCTGTAGAATTTTGCAGCTTaacagaaaatgtaaaaaatacATCCTTCAACTTTTTACATTTGTCTCTACAAGAAACTTTAGCAGCTTATCACATTACAATGTTGCAAACAAAGAGACAATCCAGTTTGCTACAAAGATATGTTTTGGATAGCAGGTATTTCAACACATGGATTTTATATGTTGGATTGACTAAGGGTCACTCATTTGCTTTCAGGCACTTTTTATCAGGTAATTCCCTCAAGATTTCTACTTTTGTGTCTTCAATACTTAAGAAGAATGCTACTATATCTAAGAAACTCATTGATAATAGAGTCATATGTCTTCATTTATTTCAGTGCTTTTCTGAGGCAGAAAATGATGATATGTGTCAATATATTGGCCAGTTATTACGGGATGGAGAAATTGATCTCAGTGGTCAAGCTTTAAATCCAGTGAATGTTCATACACTCGGCTTGTTTTTAGATAGATCTTTTAAAAAGAATTGGAAACTACTAAATTTATCAAATTGCTTTTTAGGAACTCAAGAATTCGAACATCTATTCATATtctgtaataataatacaaacatTGATTGTCTGAATTTATCTTATAACAACTTGATGCAATCTTCAGCTA GAATTGTATGA